A segment of the Armatimonadota bacterium genome:
CCCCGCGCCTCCGATGGAGGGTGACGCTAAGTAGCAGCCGAGCGCCAATGTCCGGCGGCCCTGACGTGTGATTCTGTCAGGGCCGCCTTTTTGTTTGGCTGCAAGTATCCCCTATCTGGAGGCGAGAAATCTCCCACGGAGAATCTCCGGGATTCATGTTGACAAATCCCGCCGAACCGGGTATAAGTTAAGCACCTTAACGAATGAAGGTGCTAACCGTACTCGGCAGGTTCGTTCTCAATGATGCAGACTGTCGCATCGGACAAACGGAAGCGGGGCAAGACATCCGCAGCGTATGCGGAACATCTGCTGGACCTCTTCGGTGAGATTCTTCACCGCACCATCACTATACGGCCGCTTGACGGTCTGCCGGTGAAGGTGACTCCGAGCCTTGCTCAGACGATGCAGTATCTGCACCAGCACGGAGTCTGCTCCGTGCGCGAGATCGCTCGCGGCCTGACCATCACGTATTCTGCGGCCAGCCAGTTGACTGACCGTCTGGTGAGGCGCGGTCTCGCATCCCGGTCCGAGAATCAGACGGATCGCCGGATTTCGGAGATCAGGCTTACTGACGGCGGGGTCAGGTTGGTGGAGCGGATACGTCTCAGTCGCATAGAAGGACTGTCGCGCATTCTTCGCGCAATGAAGACGGACGATCGGGCCGCATTCATCGGACACCTGGAGAGCTTCATAAGATCCGCGATTGAGGATGCTCACGGAGCGCTTGAATCGTGCTCTCACTGCGGGAGCGATCACCTTCCTGAGTGCGTTGTGAACGAAGTGTACCGGACTGCGACCGGGAAACAGATAAACGAGATCTAGACGGTTTTCGGTGTATGGCAGCCCCCAGTCTCCTGGTCTGTCGTCTACCGTGTGAAGCGGAGGAGCAAATGAGCAATACGCAGTACAGTGACAAGGTGATGGAACACTTCATGAACCCGCGCAACGTGGGCGAGATTCCCGATGCCGATGGCGTCGGAAGCGTGGGCAATCCCGTCTGCGGAGACATCATGAAGATGTACATCAAGGTCGAGGACGATATCATAGTGGACGTGAAGTTCAAGACATTCGGATGCGGCGCGGCGATCGCCACCAGCAGCATGGCGACCGAGTTGATCAAGGGCAAGACCGTCGAGGAGGCGCTGGCTCTCAGCAACAGCGCGGTGGCCGAAGCCCTGGGCGGCCTTCCCCCGGTCAAGATGCACTGCTCCATGCTGGCGGAGGAAGCGATCCAGTCCGCGATTGACGATTATCTGAAGAAGACCACCGGCAAGGGTCTCGATCTCA
Coding sequences within it:
- a CDS encoding MarR family transcriptional regulator — encoded protein: MMQTVASDKRKRGKTSAAYAEHLLDLFGEILHRTITIRPLDGLPVKVTPSLAQTMQYLHQHGVCSVREIARGLTITYSAASQLTDRLVRRGLASRSENQTDRRISEIRLTDGGVRLVERIRLSRIEGLSRILRAMKTDDRAAFIGHLESFIRSAIEDAHGALESCSHCGSDHLPECVVNEVYRTATGKQINEI
- the nifU gene encoding Fe-S cluster assembly scaffold protein NifU; amino-acid sequence: MSNTQYSDKVMEHFMNPRNVGEIPDADGVGSVGNPVCGDIMKMYIKVEDDIIVDVKFKTFGCGAAIATSSMATELIKGKTVEEALALSNSAVAEALGGLPPVKMHCSMLAEEAIQSAIDDYLKKTTGKGLDLKKEKYLE